From Phenylobacterium montanum, the proteins below share one genomic window:
- a CDS encoding accessory factor UbiK family protein, whose amino-acid sequence MQTQNPFLDEFSKLSQAAMGLAQAAGEEAKTAFRAQADRIAAEMDLVRRDEFDALKAELEALRDEVAALKAAKAESQA is encoded by the coding sequence ATGCAGACCCAGAATCCCTTCCTCGACGAATTCTCCAAGCTGTCCCAGGCGGCCATGGGCCTGGCCCAGGCGGCCGGCGAAGAGGCCAAGACCGCGTTTCGCGCCCAGGCCGACCGGATCGCCGCCGAGATGGACCTGGTGCGGCGTGACGAATTCGATGCGCTCAAGGCCGAGCTCGAGGCCCTGCGTGATGAGGTCGCGGCCCTGAAGGCGGCGAAGGCGGAATCCCAAGCCTGA